The genomic window AGATGAAGGAATAGGGCAGAAAGGAGACATTTATATCAAGGAGGTAGAAATAGACCGGGTCCTCCTGAAGGGCATAAATCCTCTTCACGTTCTCCTTCAGGAAAACTTCAAGGAAAGCCTCCCTGTTCACAACATACTGGTAAAGGAACCACCATCCCGCCGTCAGGATAACAAAGAGGGTTCCAAGATAGTACTTTGGGTTCAATAACTCTCTCCTGTCCCTGAACAGGAGATACAGGAATATCACCCCAGCTGGAAGCAGAAAACCTACGGGTCCCTTTGTGAGAACTGCAAAGGTTGAGGAGATAAGAGCAAGTAGGAAAAGGAGGTTGCTTTTCCTTTCATAGCTCAGATACCAGAGGTAAAGGGATAAGGTTACGAAGAAGGTAAGCAGTATCTCCGGAGAGGTATACCTTGCGTTTGCCACAAACTGAACAGAGAGGGTAAGAGCGAGAAAGGAATAAAGGGCAGCCCTCTCCCCGGAGAGCCTTCTTGCGAACAGGTAGGTAACTACACCTGTACCAAGTCCGGCAAGAACCTGAAAGAGCCTTAGGGAAAATTCGTTAACTCCAAAGAGGAAGAAGCTAAGAGTGGTCAACCAGTAGGTCATAGGAGGCTTGTTCAGCCGCAGCTCACCATTGTAAATAGGAGTTAAAAGGTTTCCAGTCTTGAGCATATTCCTTGAAGCGTCAGCGTAAAAGGCTTCGTTCGGTTGCCATACTTGATTAAGCCCAAGGTTGTAAAAGTAAAGGAAGAAAACAGCCAGAAAGGGTATGTATCTGAGCATGTCAAATATCTTACTTGAGAAGTTACCGGGCAGCATAAGGTATAACTCCAGCTACGCAGAGCACACCCTCAAAGCTTGGCTATCTTTCTGATGGAGTCTTTCAGCACATCAAGCACATAACTTATATCCTCTTCGGAAATAACCAGGGGCATCATGAGGACCATAACGTCCCCAAGTGGTCTGAGGAAAACCCCCCTCTCCCAACACAGCTTAGCTACCTTAAATCCAGTCCTTTCGCCGTAGGGGAAGGGTTCTCCTCTCTCCTTATCCCTGACGAGTTCTATCCCAGCCATAAAGCCGAGCTGACGAATGTCTCCCACATGCTCAAGCTCCCAAAACTCTTTAAGTCTCTCCGTAAGAAGTTCAATCTTTGGCTTCAGTCTATCAAGAGTTTTTTCCTCCTCAAAGAGGTCAAGATTCGCAAGGGCTACAGAGCAAGCGAGATTGTTTCCTGTATAGGTGTGTCCGTGGTAAAAGTGTTTTGCCTCTCCAAACTCTCCAAGGAACGCCTCAAATACCTCATCGGTAGTCAAGGTGGCAGCAAGAGGAAGGTAGCCTCCTGTTATACCCTTTCCCAAACACATAAAGTCTGGAGTTATTCCCTCCTGCTGGCAGTAAAACATTGTTCCCGTCCTGCCAAACCCTGTAGCAACCTCATCCACTATGAGCAGAACGTTATTCCTCTTAGTAAGCTCCCTTACCTCCCTCATAAAACCCTTTGGATAGGGGAGCATGCCCGCCGCAGCTTGTATTCCACTCTCTAAGACCACAGCAACAACATCTCTCCTTGCCCTCAGAAGTTCCTGAAGTTTCATCACAAGGTCAGCCATGCAAGTGGGGGATAGCTCCCCAAATTCCTTCTTGCAATAAAGATACGGTGATGGAAGTCTTATAGTTTCAAAGAGAAGGTCTCTGTAAGTCCCGTGGAAGAGGTCTATACCT from Hydrogenivirga caldilitoris includes these protein-coding regions:
- a CDS encoding ArnT family glycosyltransferase; amino-acid sequence: MLPGNFSSKIFDMLRYIPFLAVFFLYFYNLGLNQVWQPNEAFYADASRNMLKTGNLLTPIYNGELRLNKPPMTYWLTTLSFFLFGVNEFSLRLFQVLAGLGTGVVTYLFARRLSGERAALYSFLALTLSVQFVANARYTSPEILLTFFVTLSLYLWYLSYERKSNLLFLLALISSTFAVLTKGPVGFLLPAGVIFLYLLFRDRRELLNPKYYLGTLFVILTAGWWFLYQYVVNREAFLEVFLKENVKRIYALQEDPVYFYLLDINVSFLPYSFIFYMALVWALREKRKELLFPLTWFFLTFFLFSLVKMKIPVYIMPAFPAMAVVVGTFLASEGYRRAFVMASIFLSVLITAAVWVGAFMFKVNIFFLGLATLLTLTFLLKRNLKLAPAAAGFGLLLYLSGVLLPEVEKHRPYREIGNKIREIDPEGRYRTYEVGAYHHNLPFYADRVVIRNVRPEELKTPAIALVKEGLINCKSSGDWELYRGSESRFFRFLSDIKKGRNFDKFRLCIFPLGM
- the bioA gene encoding adenosylmethionine--8-amino-7-oxononanoate transaminase; the encoded protein is MEIRPEQLEKWDKEHFWHPFTQMKVYREEENIIFERGEGVYLWDIYGKRYIDAISSLWCNVHGHNHPKLNNALMRQLCKVAHTTTLGSSNVPAILLAKRLSEIAPEGLTKVFYSEDGAEAVEIALKMAYHYWRNKGEERRVFITLSEAYHGDTIGAVSVGGIDLFHGTYRDLLFETIRLPSPYLYCKKEFGELSPTCMADLVMKLQELLRARRDVVAVVLESGIQAAAGMLPYPKGFMREVRELTKRNNVLLIVDEVATGFGRTGTMFYCQQEGITPDFMCLGKGITGGYLPLAATLTTDEVFEAFLGEFGEAKHFYHGHTYTGNNLACSVALANLDLFEEEKTLDRLKPKIELLTERLKEFWELEHVGDIRQLGFMAGIELVRDKERGEPFPYGERTGFKVAKLCWERGVFLRPLGDVMVLMMPLVISEEDISYVLDVLKDSIRKIAKL